A portion of the Magnetococcales bacterium genome contains these proteins:
- the rpoC gene encoding DNA-directed RNA polymerase subunit beta', with protein MFSRPTLGQNFNGIRISLASPEKIRSWSFGEVKKPETINYRTFKPERDGLFCAKIFGPVKDYECLCGKYKRLKHRGVVCEKCGVEVIQSKVRRERMGHIELAAPVAHIWFLKSLPSRIGLLLDMTLKDLERVLYFENFVVLDGGMTPLSKGELLTEERYHQLLDEYGEDFTAGIGAEAIRDMLAGMNIVQEIDTLREEMAATNSDARRKRIIKRLHTLESFQESGNRPEWMILEVLPVIPPELRPLVPLDGGRFATSDLNDLYRRVINRNNRLKRLFELRAPDIIIRNEKRMLQESVDALFDNGRRGRVITGTNKRPLKSLSEMLKGKQGRFRLNLLGKRVDYSGRSVIVVGPDMKLHECGLPKKMALELFKPFIYNRLEEKGLSTTIKAAKRMVEKEKPEVWDILEEVIREHPVMLNRAPTLHRLGIQAFEPKLIEGKAIQLHPLVCTAFNADFDGDQMAVHVPLSVEAQIEARVLMMSTNNILSPANGKPIIVPTQDIILGLYYMTSERLGVSGEDMIFSSPSEVRQAYDSGVAGLHARIFCRINGMRIQTTVGRVLLTEILPEVVSFERINRLLTKKEVANLIDMVYRTCGAKETVVFSDRLMSMGFSFAARAGISFGKDDLVIPQAKKRLVRESQGKVQEIERQYSDGLITEGEKYNKVVDIWSQCTERVAEAMMKAISSEEGVDCKGQRQEQLSFNSIFMMANSGARGSAAQMRQLAGMRGLMAKPSGEIIEAPITANFREGLTVLQYFISTHGARKGLADTALKTANSGYLTRRLVDVAQDCIVREFDCKAEIGLTAAALLEGNDVVESLGDRILGRTPVYDVYDPVTDARLVKAGQIMSEADVERIENSNVESVLIRSPLTCTTERGVCVLCYGRDLARGVPVTEGEAVGVIAAQSIGEPGTQLTMRTFHIGGTASRAVERSSIETVNGGILRYHNLTTVTDRNGQFVVLSRNSEVTVHDARPQEDGVKLERGFVGRERERYRVPYGARLTIANGGFVEKGGVLAEWDPFATPIITEFNGEIRYGDLQEGTTLREVTDETTGLTFREVTDWKGQGRRVDMRPRLTLKDPSTGETLISQTGAAVSYYLPAGSVIVAQEGDQVQAGDIIAKIPRQSSKTRDITGGLPRVVELFEARRPKEFAIIAENEGVVSFGKDLKGKRRVVVTPDDGGEPREYLLLKGKQLAVNEGDWIRRGEPLIEGSLVPQDILKVLGLEALCRFMVNEIQEVYRLQGVRINDKHIEVIVRQMLQKVTIVDPGDTTFVAGEQVERTELTRMNEKALARGGREATCTPLLLGITKASLSTPSFISAASFQETTRVLTEATISGKADTLTGLKENVIVGRLIPAGTGHAKDVFNNKVRMVVS; from the coding sequence TTGTTTTCCCGGCCAACCCTGGGACAGAATTTCAACGGCATCCGCATCTCTTTGGCTTCGCCGGAGAAGATTCGTTCCTGGTCGTTTGGTGAAGTCAAGAAGCCTGAAACCATCAACTATCGTACCTTCAAACCGGAACGGGATGGCCTGTTTTGCGCCAAGATTTTCGGCCCGGTCAAGGATTACGAGTGTCTGTGCGGCAAATACAAGCGCCTCAAGCATCGGGGTGTGGTGTGCGAAAAGTGTGGCGTCGAGGTGATCCAGTCCAAGGTGCGTCGCGAACGCATGGGTCACATTGAACTGGCCGCCCCGGTGGCCCACATCTGGTTTCTGAAATCCCTGCCGAGCCGGATCGGTTTGCTGCTGGATATGACCCTCAAAGATCTGGAGCGGGTGCTGTATTTCGAGAACTTTGTGGTGCTCGATGGGGGCATGACTCCGCTTTCCAAAGGTGAGTTGCTCACCGAAGAGCGTTATCACCAATTGCTGGACGAGTACGGCGAGGATTTTACCGCCGGCATCGGCGCCGAAGCGATCCGGGACATGCTGGCTGGCATGAACATCGTTCAGGAGATCGACACCCTGCGGGAAGAGATGGCCGCAACCAACTCCGATGCCCGCCGCAAGCGGATCATCAAGCGCCTCCATACGCTGGAGTCCTTCCAGGAGTCGGGCAACCGTCCGGAGTGGATGATTCTGGAAGTCTTGCCGGTCATCCCGCCGGAACTGCGTCCCCTGGTTCCCCTGGATGGCGGACGTTTCGCCACCTCGGACCTGAATGATCTTTACCGCCGGGTGATCAACCGCAACAACCGTCTGAAAAGACTGTTTGAACTGCGCGCCCCGGACATCATCATTCGCAACGAAAAGCGCATGCTGCAAGAGTCGGTCGATGCCCTGTTCGACAACGGTCGTCGCGGTCGGGTGATCACGGGTACCAACAAGCGTCCCCTCAAATCCTTGTCCGAAATGCTCAAGGGTAAACAGGGTCGCTTCCGCTTGAATCTGCTCGGTAAGCGTGTGGACTATTCGGGACGTTCCGTGATCGTGGTGGGTCCGGACATGAAGCTTCATGAGTGCGGGCTGCCCAAGAAAATGGCTCTCGAACTCTTCAAGCCCTTTATCTACAATCGACTGGAAGAAAAGGGACTCTCCACCACCATCAAGGCGGCCAAGCGCATGGTGGAAAAGGAAAAACCAGAAGTCTGGGATATCCTCGAAGAGGTGATCCGGGAACATCCGGTGATGCTCAACCGGGCACCGACCTTGCACCGTCTCGGCATTCAGGCCTTTGAACCGAAATTGATCGAGGGCAAGGCGATCCAGTTGCATCCTCTGGTCTGCACCGCCTTCAACGCCGACTTCGACGGCGACCAGATGGCCGTGCATGTCCCGTTGTCCGTGGAGGCCCAGATCGAGGCCCGCGTGTTGATGATGTCCACCAACAACATCCTCTCACCGGCCAACGGCAAACCCATCATCGTTCCTACCCAGGATATCATTCTGGGGCTGTATTACATGACCTCCGAACGGTTGGGCGTGTCGGGAGAGGATATGATCTTCTCCTCCCCTTCCGAAGTGCGTCAGGCGTATGATTCGGGTGTGGCTGGCTTGCACGCACGCATCTTCTGCCGCATCAACGGCATGCGCATTCAAACCACGGTGGGCCGGGTTCTCCTGACCGAAATTCTGCCGGAAGTGGTCTCCTTTGAACGCATCAACCGTTTGCTGACGAAAAAGGAAGTGGCCAATCTGATCGACATGGTCTATCGCACCTGCGGTGCCAAGGAGACCGTGGTTTTTTCGGATCGTCTGATGTCCATGGGCTTTTCTTTTGCGGCCCGGGCGGGTATCTCCTTTGGCAAGGATGATCTGGTGATTCCGCAAGCCAAGAAGCGTTTGGTCCGTGAGTCCCAGGGCAAGGTGCAAGAGATCGAACGCCAGTATTCGGATGGTTTGATTACCGAAGGCGAAAAATACAACAAGGTGGTGGACATCTGGTCCCAATGCACCGAGCGCGTGGCCGAGGCCATGATGAAGGCCATCTCTTCGGAAGAAGGGGTGGATTGCAAAGGCCAAAGACAAGAGCAGCTCTCCTTCAACTCCATCTTCATGATGGCCAACTCCGGCGCCCGTGGCTCTGCGGCCCAGATGAGACAGTTGGCGGGCATGCGCGGTCTGATGGCCAAACCATCGGGCGAAATCATCGAAGCGCCCATTACCGCCAATTTCCGTGAGGGTTTGACGGTTCTGCAATACTTCATCTCCACCCATGGTGCCCGCAAAGGTTTGGCGGATACGGCCTTGAAGACGGCCAACTCAGGCTATCTGACCCGTCGTTTGGTGGATGTGGCCCAGGACTGTATTGTGCGGGAGTTCGATTGCAAGGCCGAAATCGGTTTGACCGCAGCGGCATTGCTCGAAGGCAATGATGTGGTAGAGTCGTTGGGGGATCGTATTCTCGGACGTACCCCGGTCTATGATGTTTATGACCCGGTGACCGATGCAAGATTGGTCAAGGCCGGTCAGATCATGAGCGAAGCCGATGTGGAACGGATTGAGAACTCGAATGTGGAGTCTGTTCTGATTCGTTCACCGCTGACCTGTACCACGGAGCGTGGGGTCTGTGTGCTGTGTTACGGTCGTGACTTGGCCCGGGGTGTTCCGGTGACCGAAGGTGAAGCCGTTGGTGTGATCGCGGCCCAAAGTATCGGTGAACCAGGTACTCAGTTGACCATGCGTACCTTCCACATCGGTGGTACCGCTTCCCGTGCCGTGGAACGCTCCTCCATCGAAACCGTCAATGGGGGAATCCTGCGCTATCACAATCTGACCACGGTGACGGATCGGAATGGTCAATTTGTGGTGTTGTCGCGCAACAGTGAAGTGACGGTTCACGACGCCAGACCACAAGAGGATGGTGTCAAGCTGGAGCGGGGATTTGTGGGACGTGAGCGGGAACGCTATCGTGTTCCTTATGGTGCCCGTCTGACGATCGCCAATGGCGGATTTGTCGAAAAAGGGGGTGTTTTGGCCGAGTGGGATCCCTTCGCCACCCCCATCATCACCGAATTCAACGGCGAGATCCGTTATGGGGATTTGCAGGAAGGAACCACCCTGCGTGAAGTGACCGATGAAACCACGGGCTTGACTTTTCGGGAGGTGACGGACTGGAAAGGGCAGGGACGCCGCGTGGATATGCGGCCGCGTTTGACCTTGAAGGATCCATCCACGGGTGAGACTCTCATCTCCCAGACCGGAGCGGCGGTGAGCTACTATCTGCCGGCCGGTTCGGTGATCGTGGCCCAGGAGGGAGATCAGGTACAAGCCGGTGATATTATCGCCAAGATTCCCCGTCAGAGTTCCAAGACCCGCGACATTACCGGTGGTTTGCCTCGGGTGGTGGAACTGTTCGAGGCACGGCGTCCCAAGGAGTTTGCCATCATTGCCGAGAACGAAGGCGTGGTATCGTTTGGGAAGGATCTTAAAGGCAAGCGTCGTGTGGTCGTGACCCCTGATGATGGGGGAGAACCCCGAGAATATTTGCTGCTCAAGGGCAAACAGTTGGCCGTCAACGAGGGTGACTGGATCCGCAGAGGAGAACCCTTGATTGAAGGATCTCTGGTGCCGCAAGATATCCTCAAGGTGCTGGGCCTGGAAGCGTTGTGCCGTTTCATGGTGAACGAAATTCAGGAAGTGTACCGTTTGCAGGGCGTGCGCATCAATGATAAGCACATCGAGGTGATTGTGCGTCAGATGTTGCAGAAGGTGACCATTGTGGATCCCGGTGATACCACGTTTGTGGCCGGGGAACAGGTCGAGCGTACCGAGCTGACCCGCATGAACGAAAAGGCATTGGCTCGTGGCGGTCGGGAAGCGACTTGCACACCCTTGCTGCTCGGTATCACCAAGGCGTCCCTTTCCACGCCGTCGTTTATCTCCGCGGCCTCCTTCCAGGAGACCACCCGTGTTTTGACAGAGGCCACCATTTCTGGCAAAGCGGATACCTTGACGGGGCTGAAGGAAAATGTCATAGTGGGTCGATTGATTCCGGCAGGGACTGGCCACGCGAAAGATGTTTTCAATAACAAGGTGCGCATGGTTGTCTCCTGA
- the tuf gene encoding elongation factor Tu has protein sequence MAKAKFQRNKPHVNIGTIGHVDHGKTTLTAAITKHLASKGLAEFKAYDQIDAAPEERARGITISTAHVEYETDQRHYAHVDCPGHADYIKNMITGAAQMDGAILVVSAADGPMPQTREHILLARQVGVPSLVVFMNKADQVDDPELLELVELEVRELLSSYDFPGDEIPIVVGSALKAMEGDTGPMGSGSIQKLMEAVDAYIPQPERPLDGAFLMPIEDVFTISGRGTVVTGRVERGIVRVGENVSIVGIKATTNSVCTGVEMFRKLLDQGQAGDNIGVLLRGVKREDVQRGQVLAKPNSITPHTKFKAECYILSKEEGGRHTPFFSNYRPQFYFRTTDVTGVLKLPEGVEMVMPGDNISMEVELIAPIAMEKGLRFAIREGGRTVGAGVVSEITK, from the coding sequence ATGGCCAAGGCAAAATTTCAAAGAAATAAACCACACGTCAATATTGGCACCATCGGTCACGTGGATCATGGGAAAACCACCCTGACGGCTGCGATTACCAAGCATCTGGCCTCCAAGGGACTGGCTGAGTTCAAGGCGTATGATCAGATCGATGCCGCTCCCGAAGAGAGAGCGCGTGGTATCACGATCTCGACGGCTCACGTAGAATATGAGACAGATCAGCGCCATTATGCGCATGTTGACTGTCCTGGCCATGCTGACTATATCAAAAACATGATCACGGGTGCGGCGCAGATGGATGGCGCCATCCTGGTGGTGTCTGCGGCCGATGGTCCCATGCCGCAAACGCGTGAGCATATTTTGTTGGCCCGCCAGGTTGGTGTGCCTTCTTTGGTCGTCTTTATGAACAAAGCCGACCAAGTGGATGATCCGGAACTGCTGGAGCTGGTTGAGCTGGAAGTCAGAGAACTGCTCTCCTCCTACGATTTCCCGGGCGATGAGATTCCGATTGTGGTTGGATCGGCCCTCAAAGCCATGGAAGGAGACACGGGTCCGATGGGATCCGGCTCCATTCAGAAGTTGATGGAAGCTGTGGATGCCTACATTCCGCAACCTGAGCGTCCCTTAGACGGTGCTTTTCTTATGCCGATTGAGGATGTTTTCACCATCTCTGGTCGCGGTACGGTGGTGACAGGACGTGTGGAACGTGGTATTGTCAGAGTTGGTGAGAACGTCTCGATTGTGGGTATCAAAGCCACAACCAACTCCGTGTGTACCGGTGTTGAGATGTTCCGCAAATTGTTGGATCAAGGTCAGGCGGGTGACAATATTGGTGTCCTGCTCCGTGGTGTGAAGCGTGAGGATGTGCAGCGTGGTCAGGTTTTGGCCAAGCCAAATTCCATCACTCCCCACACCAAGTTTAAAGCCGAGTGTTACATTCTTTCCAAGGAGGAAGGTGGGCGTCACACCCCGTTCTTCTCCAACTATCGGCCGCAGTTTTATTTCCGCACCACGGATGTGACCGGTGTTTTGAAATTGCCGGAAGGCGTGGAAATGGTGATGCCGGGTGACAATATCTCCATGGAAGTGGAGTTGATCGCACCGATCGCTATGGAAAAAGGTTTGCGTTTCGCCATCCGTGAGGGTGGACGGACCGTGGGTGCCGGCGTCGTATCGGAAATCACGAAGTGA
- the rpsG gene encoding 30S ribosomal protein S7, with the protein MSRRRDVQQRDTIGDPVHGDQLVAKFMNCLMRDGKKSLSERLFYGALEIVGDRTKDDPMKIFRDAIDNTRPTVEVRSRRVGGATYQVPVEVRPSRRQTLAIRWIVKYARDRGEKTMRERLAAELMDAANGRGSTVKKKDDTHRMAEANKVFAHYRW; encoded by the coding sequence ATGTCCAGACGGCGTGACGTTCAACAACGGGACACGATTGGTGATCCTGTTCATGGTGATCAGTTGGTCGCCAAATTTATGAACTGTCTCATGCGGGACGGCAAAAAATCTCTGTCTGAGCGTTTGTTTTATGGAGCTCTGGAGATTGTCGGAGATCGCACCAAAGATGATCCCATGAAGATCTTTCGGGATGCGATTGACAATACCCGTCCGACTGTTGAGGTTCGTTCTCGTCGAGTCGGTGGCGCGACCTATCAGGTTCCGGTGGAAGTGCGTCCAAGCAGACGGCAAACGTTGGCGATCCGCTGGATTGTCAAGTATGCCCGTGATCGCGGTGAGAAAACGATGCGTGAACGTCTGGCCGCTGAGTTGATGGATGCAGCCAACGGACGCGGCTCAACGGTCAAGAAAAAGGACGATACGCACCGCATGGCCGAGGCGAACAAGGTTTTCGCCCACTATCGGTGGTAA
- the rplC gene encoding 50S ribosomal protein L3 gives MRAGLIGRKLGMSRIFTTDGKSVAVTLLKVGPCPIIGIKTSEVDGYNAVQVGYEDAKPSRVKKPVRGLYAKANVPPQRILKEFRVDDTSEYQAGESLKLERIEAGARVDVTAKSVGKGFAGGMKRWGFRGGRASHGAHLTHRSPGSIGQCQTPGRVFKNKKMAGHMGDVNVTVMGLTVASVDLERNLLVLKGSVPGSKGSVVYIRDAVKSAVK, from the coding sequence ATGCGCGCGGGATTGATCGGACGCAAACTCGGAATGAGCAGGATCTTCACAACAGACGGCAAAAGCGTTGCCGTGACACTGTTGAAAGTGGGTCCATGCCCAATTATTGGTATCAAGACCAGTGAAGTGGATGGCTACAATGCCGTGCAAGTCGGCTATGAAGATGCCAAGCCATCTCGTGTCAAGAAACCAGTGCGGGGACTTTACGCCAAAGCCAATGTGCCTCCTCAACGGATCCTCAAGGAATTCCGTGTGGACGATACATCGGAATATCAGGCGGGTGAGAGTCTGAAGCTGGAACGCATTGAAGCAGGCGCACGTGTTGACGTGACCGCGAAGAGTGTGGGTAAGGGATTTGCTGGTGGCATGAAACGTTGGGGCTTTCGTGGTGGTCGTGCATCACACGGTGCTCACCTGACCCATCGTTCTCCCGGATCCATTGGTCAGTGTCAAACACCTGGTCGTGTTTTCAAGAACAAGAAAATGGCTGGTCACATGGGTGATGTCAATGTGACCGTTATGGGATTGACGGTTGCATCTGTGGATTTGGAACGGAACCTTTTGGTTCTGAAGGGGAGTGTTCCAGGTTCCAAGGGATCGGTTGTATACATCCGGGATGCCGTCAAATCGGCCGTGAAATGA
- the rplW gene encoding 50S ribosomal protein L23, with amino-acid sequence MSGPYTLYQVLDAPRVTEKSTMCQEKANQMVFKVANWANKPQIKAAVEKLFNVQVKAVQTLKVTGKIKRVGRTQGQRSQWKKAIVRLEQGQTIDFFAKS; translated from the coding sequence ATGAGCGGTCCATATACCCTGTATCAGGTTCTGGATGCACCGCGTGTCACTGAGAAATCCACCATGTGCCAGGAAAAGGCCAATCAAATGGTCTTCAAAGTGGCAAACTGGGCCAACAAGCCTCAGATCAAGGCCGCGGTGGAAAAGCTTTTTAATGTTCAGGTCAAGGCCGTACAAACCCTGAAGGTGACGGGCAAAATCAAGCGGGTTGGCCGCACTCAGGGACAAAGAAGTCAATGGAAAAAGGCAATCGTTCGACTTGAGCAAGGGCAAACCATCGACTTTTTCGCCAAGTCCTGA
- a CDS encoding 30S ribosomal protein S12: MPTVNQLVRFGRKTIKKKTNVPAMQSCPQKRGVCTRVYTTTPKKPNSALRKVARVRLTNGHEVTVYIPGESHNLQEHSVVLVRGGRVKDLPGVRYHIIRGTLDTQGVKNRKQGRSLYGAKRPK; the protein is encoded by the coding sequence ATGCCAACCGTGAATCAACTTGTGCGTTTTGGACGTAAGACGATAAAAAAGAAAACCAACGTCCCGGCCATGCAGTCCTGCCCCCAGAAACGTGGGGTCTGCACACGTGTTTACACGACGACACCGAAAAAGCCCAACTCCGCGTTGCGTAAAGTGGCTCGCGTGCGTCTGACCAATGGCCATGAAGTAACCGTGTACATTCCCGGTGAAAGTCATAATCTGCAAGAGCACTCGGTTGTTCTGGTGCGCGGTGGTCGTGTGAAAGACTTGCCGGGTGTTCGGTATCACATCATTCGTGGTACTCTGGATACGCAGGGAGTCAAGAATCGCAAGCAAGGACGTTCCTTGTATGGCGCGAAGCGGCCCAAGTAA
- the rplD gene encoding 50S ribosomal protein L4, translating into MIEYPVIDAANQTSHTVNLSAHAFGAEVRGDLLTRVVHYQLAKRRLGTASTKRRGEVSGGGHKPYRQKGTGNARQGTIRAPQYRTGGVVFGPHPRDFSVKMTKKERALGLRIALSAKREAEELIVLKDFGLTQIKTKNLLEILTRLNAAKSVLIVLPEADAQVELSARNLPGVDVIRVEGVNVYDLLVHEKVLMTEAALIKLESRVAQGQGSKTEVSEQTEGSQV; encoded by the coding sequence ATGATTGAGTATCCTGTAATCGACGCGGCCAACCAAACGTCGCACACTGTCAATCTCAGCGCCCATGCTTTTGGTGCAGAGGTCAGAGGTGATTTGCTGACACGTGTTGTCCATTATCAATTGGCCAAACGCCGTCTCGGTACCGCTTCGACCAAACGTCGTGGCGAGGTGAGTGGGGGTGGTCACAAGCCCTATCGTCAAAAGGGTACGGGTAATGCTCGTCAGGGCACGATCCGGGCACCGCAATATCGGACGGGCGGCGTTGTGTTTGGGCCTCATCCCAGAGACTTTTCGGTCAAAATGACCAAAAAAGAGCGTGCTCTCGGATTAAGGATTGCCCTCTCAGCCAAGCGTGAAGCCGAAGAGTTGATTGTCCTTAAGGATTTTGGACTGACACAGATCAAGACCAAAAATCTTTTGGAAATTTTGACTCGCCTGAATGCCGCCAAATCTGTGCTGATTGTGCTGCCGGAGGCGGACGCTCAAGTTGAACTGTCCGCACGCAATCTTCCAGGTGTGGATGTGATTCGGGTTGAGGGCGTCAATGTTTACGATTTGTTGGTGCATGAAAAAGTTTTGATGACTGAGGCCGCTTTGATAAAGCTCGAATCCAGAGTGGCTCAGGGACAAGGATCCAAAACAGAAGTGAGCGAGCAAACAGAAGGAAGCCAAGTATGA
- the fusA gene encoding elongation factor G: MSREIPLSRVRNIGIMAHIDAGKTTVTERILYYTGRSHKLGEVHDGTATMDWMEQEQERGITITSAATTCFWSDHRINIIDTPGHVDFTIEVERSLRVLDGAVAVFCSVGGVQPQSETVWRQADRYGVPRVAFVNKMDRMGADFFRVVAMIKDRLKAKAVPIQIPIGHEDNFRGMVDLITRKALIFDDESLGARYEVRDVPADMVNEVNEYREKLVETALEENDELMERYLEGDAITEIELRDCIRKGVIRGSFIPVMCGSAFKNKGVQALLDAVVAFFPSPDDVASVQGIKSLDDATPDTREAKDTAPFSALAFKIMSDPFVGSLTFFRVYSGVLTAGSYILNPGKDKKERIGRIMLMHANKREDVKEVRTGDIAAAVGLKMTTTGDTLCDPAKPIILEKMTFPEPVISIAIEPKTKADQEKMGIALGRLAQEDPSFRVSIDHETNQTIISGMGELHLEILVDRMMREFKVEANVGKPQVAYRETITKTVESEGKFVRQSGGRGQFGHVWLRIEPREHGAGFNFLDEIKGGIVPREYISAVAKGAEEALNTGVMAGYPMVDIQVALYDGSYHDVDSSEMAFKIAASMAIKAGCVKAAPVILEPIMEVEVEVSESFMGDVIGDLNSRRGTIYGMDSVAGNQLVKAMTPLANMFGYATDLRSMTQGRATFTMQFHHYEPVPKSVADEIVAKVKG, translated from the coding sequence GTGTCAAGGGAAATACCACTGTCTCGCGTGCGCAATATCGGCATCATGGCGCACATTGATGCCGGTAAAACCACCGTGACCGAGCGGATTTTGTATTACACGGGGCGTTCACACAAGCTCGGTGAAGTGCATGACGGTACCGCTACGATGGACTGGATGGAGCAGGAACAAGAGCGCGGCATCACGATTACATCGGCTGCGACTACCTGTTTCTGGAGCGATCATCGTATCAACATTATCGATACGCCTGGTCACGTGGATTTCACCATTGAGGTGGAACGTTCCTTACGTGTTCTGGATGGTGCGGTCGCTGTGTTCTGTTCGGTGGGTGGTGTTCAGCCCCAGTCGGAAACCGTCTGGCGTCAGGCGGACCGTTATGGTGTGCCCCGGGTTGCCTTTGTAAACAAAATGGATCGCATGGGAGCCGATTTCTTCCGTGTGGTAGCCATGATCAAAGATCGTCTCAAAGCGAAAGCCGTACCGATTCAGATCCCGATTGGTCATGAAGACAATTTTCGTGGCATGGTTGATCTGATTACGCGGAAAGCTTTGATTTTTGATGATGAGTCCCTTGGCGCCCGCTATGAAGTCCGGGATGTGCCTGCGGACATGGTCAATGAAGTGAACGAGTATCGGGAAAAGCTGGTCGAAACGGCTCTGGAAGAAAATGACGAGCTGATGGAACGCTATCTGGAAGGCGATGCCATCACAGAGATTGAGTTGCGGGATTGCATTCGTAAAGGCGTGATCCGGGGATCGTTCATCCCTGTCATGTGTGGATCGGCCTTCAAGAATAAGGGTGTGCAGGCTTTGTTGGATGCGGTGGTGGCCTTTTTCCCCTCACCGGATGATGTTGCTTCCGTTCAGGGAATCAAATCCTTGGATGATGCGACCCCGGATACCCGTGAGGCCAAAGACACCGCACCGTTTTCAGCCTTGGCTTTCAAGATCATGTCTGACCCGTTTGTGGGCAGCTTGACCTTTTTCAGAGTCTATTCCGGTGTTTTGACCGCTGGATCTTATATTCTGAATCCGGGCAAGGACAAGAAAGAGCGCATTGGGCGCATCATGTTGATGCATGCCAACAAGCGTGAGGATGTGAAAGAGGTCCGTACCGGAGATATTGCCGCAGCTGTGGGGCTGAAAATGACCACCACAGGGGATACACTGTGTGATCCGGCCAAACCGATTATCCTGGAAAAGATGACCTTCCCGGAGCCGGTGATTTCGATTGCCATTGAGCCGAAAACCAAAGCTGACCAGGAAAAAATGGGAATCGCTTTGGGGCGTCTCGCCCAAGAGGATCCGTCGTTCCGCGTTTCGATCGATCATGAAACGAACCAGACGATCATCTCCGGTATGGGTGAGTTGCATCTGGAGATTCTGGTCGATCGAATGATGCGTGAATTCAAGGTTGAAGCCAATGTGGGTAAACCCCAGGTTGCCTACAGAGAAACGATTACCAAAACCGTCGAGTCGGAAGGTAAGTTTGTACGTCAGTCCGGTGGCCGGGGACAATTTGGTCATGTGTGGCTGCGTATTGAACCAAGAGAACATGGTGCCGGTTTCAACTTTTTGGATGAGATCAAGGGTGGTATTGTTCCACGGGAATACATTTCGGCCGTGGCTAAAGGTGCAGAAGAGGCTCTAAATACCGGTGTGATGGCCGGATATCCGATGGTGGATATCCAGGTGGCTTTGTATGATGGGTCATATCATGATGTTGACTCTTCAGAAATGGCATTCAAAATCGCGGCGTCCATGGCCATCAAAGCAGGATGTGTCAAGGCGGCTCCGGTGATTCTGGAACCTATTATGGAAGTGGAAGTGGAAGTCTCTGAATCCTTTATGGGTGATGTCATCGGGGACTTGAACTCAAGACGCGGAACGATCTATGGCATGGATTCCGTAGCGGGCAATCAACTGGTCAAAGCCATGACCCCGCTTGCGAACATGTTTGGTTACGCCACGGACCTGCGGTCGATGACTCAGGGACGGGCGACTTTCACGATGCAGTTTCATCATTACGAACCGGTGCCGAAAAGCGTCGCCGATGAAATCGTGGCGAAAGTCAAGGGCTAA
- the rpsJ gene encoding 30S ribosomal protein S10, with the protein MDNQKIRIRLKAFDHRILDQSTGEIVQTARRTGAEIRGPIPLPTRISRYTVLRSPHVDKKSREQFEIRTHKRVIDIINPTPQTVDALMKLDLAAGVNVEIKL; encoded by the coding sequence ATGGATAATCAAAAAATACGAATCCGGTTGAAGGCGTTTGACCATCGGATACTGGATCAATCGACGGGTGAAATTGTCCAGACCGCACGGCGGACTGGTGCTGAAATCCGTGGCCCGATCCCGTTGCCGACAAGAATCAGCCGCTACACGGTTTTGCGTTCACCGCACGTGGACAAAAAATCTCGTGAACAGTTTGAGATCCGTACCCACAAACGGGTCATCGATATCATTAATCCGACGCCTCAGACCGTTGATGCTTTAATGAAACTGGATCTGGCAGCTGGCGTTAACGTCGAGATCAAACTCTAG